From Haloglomus litoreum, the proteins below share one genomic window:
- a CDS encoding HalOD1 output domain-containing protein gives MTGKSDSGTRSDDDPASGADTHWSQVAQRHYEPDGRGGLTTTIVSAIAEVEGVSPTDLKSPPLYESVDVSAIEDAFFGRDVEEASRQGVGTVEFQYTRYLVKVRSDGWIQVYEPSEAEEV, from the coding sequence ATGACCGGGAAGAGTGACAGCGGAACGAGGAGCGACGACGACCCAGCCAGTGGTGCCGACACACACTGGTCGCAGGTGGCACAGCGTCACTACGAACCCGACGGTCGGGGGGGACTCACGACCACCATCGTCTCCGCCATCGCGGAGGTCGAGGGGGTCTCCCCGACTGACCTGAAATCGCCACCGCTGTACGAATCCGTAGATGTTTCAGCCATCGAGGATGCGTTCTTCGGGCGGGACGTGGAGGAAGCGTCTCGACAAGGTGTCGGGACGGTCGAGTTCCAGTACACCCGGTACCTCGTGAAGGTCAGGAGTGACGGCTGGATCCAGGTCTACGAGCCCTCCGAAGCCGAGGAGGTGTGA
- a CDS encoding DoxX family membrane protein yields the protein MTDAAEGGLAQYKRPLRYVMGVTYALVGVLHFLSPKPFEYIVPPQLPAPKALVYLSGAAEIALGVGVLFERTRHRAAVGIMLLLAAVFPANIYMAVGDLELPGAPDWADSDALLYARLPLQAVLVLWAYWYTDADE from the coding sequence ATGACCGACGCTGCCGAGGGCGGACTCGCACAGTACAAGCGGCCACTCCGGTACGTCATGGGGGTCACGTACGCCCTCGTGGGGGTGTTGCATTTCCTGTCGCCGAAGCCGTTCGAGTACATCGTGCCCCCGCAGTTGCCCGCGCCGAAGGCGCTGGTCTACCTCTCTGGGGCGGCCGAGATCGCGCTCGGGGTCGGCGTCCTGTTCGAGCGGACGCGCCACCGCGCCGCGGTCGGCATCATGCTCCTGCTCGCAGCGGTGTTCCCCGCGAACATCTACATGGCCGTCGGGGACCTCGAACTGCCGGGCGCGCCCGACTGGGCCGACTCCGACGCGCTGCTGTACGCGCGACTCCCGCTCCAGGCGGTCCTGGTGCTGTGGGCGTACTGGTACACGGACGCCGACGAGTAA
- a CDS encoding DUF5794 domain-containing protein, producing the protein MSVSRHPVALRLEQHVGRGTRLLATVMLLPLIDGIFPALVLAGGVDDLTGILEVGLLVFGGSATVAVILAEMDGSRREQVSSVLLVGVGVVSLAAVEAALAPTIETLLNLTIFSRFAALVILAVAAKTASATVGEYLPSPAVIIGLGLVASADPSGASLEIVTDPWLVARGAAAGGVGVAFALGVALFGPWLRGVVDLDRFRFGSAVALGVLPLSILELIPANAPLALAVLGITSLLAFDPDGRGGPLPADEAEGPVAEDEPLGPIVAADGEGGAGDAEVAIENVDPDATPRVDAVAPDEADDEVDHTPGISDGDRAPWL; encoded by the coding sequence ATGAGCGTCTCTCGCCACCCGGTCGCCCTCCGCCTCGAACAGCACGTCGGCCGCGGAACGCGGCTGCTCGCGACCGTCATGCTGCTGCCGCTCATCGACGGGATCTTCCCCGCCCTCGTACTGGCGGGTGGGGTCGACGACCTGACCGGCATCCTCGAGGTCGGCCTGCTCGTGTTCGGTGGCTCGGCCACCGTCGCGGTCATCCTCGCCGAGATGGACGGCAGCCGCCGCGAACAGGTCTCGTCCGTCCTCCTGGTGGGGGTCGGCGTCGTCTCGCTGGCCGCAGTCGAGGCCGCACTCGCGCCGACCATCGAGACGCTCCTGAACCTGACCATCTTCAGCCGGTTCGCCGCGCTGGTCATCCTCGCGGTCGCCGCGAAGACCGCCTCGGCCACCGTGGGCGAGTACCTTCCCAGCCCGGCGGTCATCATCGGGCTCGGGCTCGTCGCCAGCGCCGACCCCTCCGGTGCGAGTCTCGAGATCGTCACCGACCCGTGGCTCGTCGCCCGAGGGGCAGCGGCCGGCGGGGTCGGCGTCGCGTTCGCGCTCGGCGTCGCCCTGTTCGGCCCCTGGCTCCGCGGGGTCGTCGACCTCGACCGCTTCCGCTTCGGCAGCGCCGTCGCGCTCGGCGTCCTCCCGCTGTCCATCCTCGAGCTCATCCCGGCGAACGCGCCGCTCGCACTCGCGGTGCTGGGCATCACGTCCCTGCTGGCGTTCGACCCCGACGGCCGCGGCGGGCCGCTCCCGGCCGATGAGGCCGAGGGCCCCGTCGCGGAGGACGAGCCGCTCGGGCCCATCGTGGCCGCGGACGGCGAGGGCGGCGCCGGTGACGCGGAGGTGGCCATCGAGAACGTCGACCCCGACGCGACGCCGCGTGTCGACGCGGTCGCCCCGGACGAGGCCGACGACGAGGTCGACCACACCCCCGGTATCTCCGACGGCGACCGGGCGCCGTGGCTGTGA
- a CDS encoding carbonic anhydrase, whose protein sequence is METLVELLRRNADHADAFASRFDEVQDGQRPDAVTVCCSDSRVLQDRMWENDEPGHLFTVGNIGNRVVQRVDDQIVSGDVLYPLAHTGTNTAVVVGHTGCGAVTATYDALTGEVSDAPGIEHCLAMLSPHLAPGVQALPDDLSRADAVNHLVEYNVDRQVEFLRESDDVDDDVDIAGVVYDFQDVYGGQRGQVHVVNVDGEHDVTALREAHPEFADRIRRLWEY, encoded by the coding sequence ATGGAGACTCTGGTCGAACTCCTTCGGCGTAACGCCGACCACGCCGACGCCTTCGCCTCCCGGTTCGACGAGGTCCAGGACGGCCAGCGGCCGGACGCCGTCACGGTCTGCTGTTCGGACTCACGGGTCCTCCAGGACCGGATGTGGGAGAACGACGAGCCCGGCCACCTGTTCACCGTCGGCAACATCGGCAACCGCGTCGTCCAGCGCGTGGACGACCAGATCGTCTCCGGCGACGTCCTCTACCCGCTCGCGCACACCGGCACGAACACGGCCGTCGTCGTCGGGCACACCGGCTGTGGTGCGGTCACGGCGACCTACGACGCCCTCACGGGGGAGGTGTCCGACGCGCCCGGCATCGAGCACTGCCTCGCGATGCTCAGCCCGCACCTGGCGCCGGGCGTCCAGGCGCTCCCCGACGACCTCTCACGGGCCGACGCCGTCAACCACCTCGTCGAGTACAACGTCGACCGGCAGGTCGAGTTCCTCCGCGAGAGCGACGACGTCGACGACGACGTGGACATCGCCGGCGTCGTCTACGACTTCCAGGACGTCTACGGCGGCCAACGGGGACAGGTCCACGTCGTCAACGTCGATGGCGAGCACGACGTGACCGCGCTGCGGGAGGCACATCCCGAGTTCGCCGACCGCATCCGGCGGCTGTGGGAGTACTGA
- a CDS encoding shikimate kinase: MEGRAAAPGAGTVLNALANGSGSAFAIDARTRASVELDDSGRVTAEIAGAPDADTRLVERCVELVLERHGGGQPTDDGPSGGHVRTESEVPMAAGLKSSSAAANATVLATLDALDRAPADALPDDERAAPDAPTRAAACRLGVQAARDAGVTVTGAFDDASASMLGGVTVTDNTEDALLSRETLPTAWRALVWTPDERAFSADADVGRCERIAPVADLVRELALDGEYARAMTVNGFAFCAALGFTADPAVEALPDAAGASLSGTGPSFVAVGTDAGLDPVEARWQEREGTTRRLTLDTAGGTVER, encoded by the coding sequence ATGGAGGGTCGCGCAGCCGCGCCCGGCGCGGGGACGGTCCTGAACGCGCTCGCCAACGGGTCCGGGAGTGCCTTCGCCATCGACGCCCGGACGCGGGCGTCGGTCGAACTCGATGACTCGGGGCGCGTGACCGCCGAGATCGCGGGCGCGCCGGACGCGGACACGCGACTCGTCGAGCGGTGCGTGGAACTGGTTCTGGAGCGACACGGGGGCGGGCAGCCGACGGACGACGGGCCGAGCGGCGGACACGTCCGCACCGAGAGCGAGGTGCCGATGGCGGCCGGGCTCAAGTCCTCGTCCGCCGCGGCGAACGCGACCGTGCTGGCGACGCTCGACGCACTCGACCGGGCACCCGCGGACGCGCTCCCGGACGACGAGCGCGCGGCCCCGGACGCCCCCACTCGTGCGGCCGCCTGCCGCCTCGGCGTCCAGGCCGCGCGCGACGCCGGTGTCACGGTGACGGGCGCGTTCGACGACGCCTCGGCCTCGATGCTTGGCGGGGTGACGGTGACGGACAACACCGAGGACGCGCTGCTCTCGCGGGAGACGCTCCCGACCGCGTGGCGGGCACTCGTCTGGACGCCCGACGAGCGCGCGTTCTCGGCCGATGCGGACGTGGGGCGCTGCGAGCGCATCGCGCCCGTCGCCGACCTCGTGCGCGAACTCGCGCTCGACGGCGAGTACGCCCGCGCGATGACGGTCAACGGCTTCGCCTTCTGTGCGGCGCTGGGCTTCACGGCCGACCCGGCGGTCGAGGCGCTCCCGGACGCTGCGGGGGCTTCGCTCTCGGGGACCGGACCCTCGTTCGTCGCGGTCGGGACCGACGCCGGGCTGGACCCGGTCGAGGCACGCTGGCAGGAGCGAGAGGGAACGACGCGCCGACTGACGCTGGACACTGCGGGCGGGACGGTAGAGCGATAA
- a CDS encoding chorismate mutase — protein sequence MSDADTDDEAQDGEIAVEEMDLDELRREIRDIDREIVELIAQRTYVAESIAAVKREEGRPTTDEDQEQAVMDRAGENAERFDVDSNLVKAVFRLLIELNKVEQRESR from the coding sequence ATGAGTGACGCCGACACGGACGACGAGGCACAGGACGGGGAGATAGCGGTCGAGGAGATGGACCTGGACGAACTCCGCCGGGAGATACGGGACATCGACCGGGAGATCGTCGAGCTCATCGCCCAGCGGACGTACGTCGCCGAATCCATCGCCGCCGTCAAGCGCGAGGAGGGCCGGCCGACGACCGACGAGGACCAGGAGCAGGCCGTGATGGACCGGGCCGGCGAGAACGCCGAACGGTTCGACGTCGACTCGAACCTCGTCAAGGCGGTGTTCCGACTGCTCATCGAGCTGAACAAGGTCGAGCAGCGGGAGTCACGCTGA
- a CDS encoding DUF7344 domain-containing protein produces the protein MSDEDGAARNREEEPFATDASTRGSLPPDILDADHVYSALNHPRRRYLCYTLLEDTEWSLADLATKIAAWESDVPEHEVREDKRDAVYVSLYHAHVPKLVEEDIITFDAATETITVAEHAEQVLAALEGIGGSLDFSQETHARSEMDDREE, from the coding sequence ATGAGTGACGAGGACGGCGCCGCACGGAATAGAGAGGAGGAGCCGTTCGCGACCGATGCTTCCACGCGGGGGTCGCTCCCACCAGACATCCTCGACGCCGACCACGTGTACTCGGCGTTGAACCATCCCCGCCGACGCTACCTCTGCTACACCCTGCTCGAGGACACCGAGTGGTCGTTGGCGGACCTGGCGACGAAGATCGCCGCATGGGAGAGCGACGTGCCCGAACACGAAGTACGAGAGGACAAGCGCGATGCGGTGTACGTCTCGCTCTACCACGCTCACGTCCCGAAGCTCGTCGAAGAGGACATCATCACCTTCGATGCGGCGACGGAGACGATCACGGTCGCCGAGCACGCCGAACAGGTCCTGGCCGCGCTCGAAGGCATCGGTGGCAGTCTCGACTTCAGTCAGGAGACGCACGCACGGAGTGAGATGGATGACCGGGAAGAGTGA
- a CDS encoding AI-2E family transporter, translating into MNEKRFAVALFGLAVAVIVGYLAVRFVAALTVSVFLYYSTRRYYKFLGRLRLPARVRAVVVLASLAIPLILLISYTMVLLIVEARRFIEEYGIIDVVSDRFDWFGGVDQLPELSIQGLYRAYQSGQLDGFITFAESNATFLTELVSSFFLNLFIVVIVLYYLLVDGHRIREWLLRFDDDAIIREYLEAVDAELEAVLFGNLLNVIATSLIAIAVYHGYNAWAPAPANIPYPALAGALTGIASLIPVVGMKIVYLPLTAIAAAGIVLGANNAFLIYIVIFLILTVVVVDTVPDIILRPLLSGETTHVGLLMLAYTLGPVVLGFYGLFFAPIVLVVALTFADTALPRLLGATPEEEEGGIHRDQLRLDHFR; encoded by the coding sequence ATGAACGAGAAGCGGTTCGCGGTCGCCCTCTTCGGTCTCGCAGTCGCCGTCATCGTGGGGTACCTCGCCGTCAGGTTCGTGGCGGCGCTGACCGTGTCGGTGTTCCTCTACTACTCGACGCGGCGGTACTACAAGTTCCTCGGCCGACTCCGGCTCCCCGCCCGGGTGCGGGCGGTGGTGGTGCTCGCCTCGCTGGCCATCCCCCTCATCCTGCTCATCAGCTACACGATGGTCCTGCTCATCGTGGAGGCGCGGCGGTTCATCGAGGAGTACGGCATCATCGACGTGGTATCGGATCGGTTCGACTGGTTCGGCGGCGTCGACCAGCTGCCGGAACTATCCATCCAGGGGCTCTACCGTGCCTACCAGTCCGGGCAGCTCGACGGGTTCATCACCTTCGCGGAGAGCAACGCCACGTTCCTCACCGAACTCGTCTCCAGCTTCTTCCTCAACCTGTTCATCGTCGTCATCGTCCTCTACTACCTGCTCGTCGACGGCCACCGCATCCGGGAGTGGCTGCTCCGGTTCGACGACGATGCCATCATCCGGGAGTACCTGGAGGCCGTCGACGCGGAGCTGGAGGCGGTGCTGTTCGGCAACCTGCTGAACGTCATCGCCACCTCGCTCATCGCCATCGCCGTCTACCACGGCTACAACGCCTGGGCGCCGGCCCCCGCGAACATCCCGTACCCGGCGCTCGCGGGTGCGCTCACGGGTATCGCGAGCCTCATCCCCGTCGTCGGCATGAAGATCGTCTATCTGCCGCTCACCGCCATCGCCGCGGCCGGCATCGTCCTCGGGGCGAACAACGCCTTCCTCATCTACATCGTCATCTTCCTGATCCTCACCGTGGTCGTCGTGGACACCGTCCCGGACATCATCCTCCGTCCGCTGCTCAGCGGCGAGACCACCCACGTCGGACTGCTGATGCTGGCGTACACCCTCGGACCCGTCGTGCTCGGGTTCTACGGGCTGTTCTTCGCACCCATCGTCCTGGTCGTGGCGCTCACGTTCGCCGACACCGCGCTCCCGCGGTTGCTGGGTGCCACCCCCGAGGAGGAGGAGGGTGGCATCCACCGCGACCAGTTGCGGCTCGACCACTTCCGCTGA